One Athene noctua chromosome 30, bAthNoc1.hap1.1, whole genome shotgun sequence genomic region harbors:
- the GALNT6 gene encoding polypeptide N-acetylgalactosaminyltransferase 6 yields the protein MRLFRRRYSPLKVALAGTVFVIFLFILQKDVGNKDRSEEPWLKNIVQGKDQVLDLMLGAVNNIRDSMPKLQIRAPVRQEEPPPGARSCLPGVYTAAELRPLMERPPQDPASPGADGKAFKKDRWTPEETKEKERGYEKHCFNAFASDRISLQRALGPDSRPPECIDQKFKRCPPLPTTSVVIVFHNEAWSTLLRTVYSVLHASPALLLKEIILVDDASTDDYLKEKLDRYVEQLQIVRVVRQEERKGLITARLLGASVASGEVLTFLDAHCECFHGWLEPLLSRIAEEPTAVVSPDIATIDLNTFEFSKPVQNGKQHSRGNFDWSLTFGWEVVPPRERQRRKDETFPIKSPTFAGGLFAISRSYFEHIGSYDDQMEIWGGENVEMSFRVWQCGGQVEIIPCSVVGHVFRSKSPHTFPKGTQVISRNLVRLAEVWMDDYKEIFYRRNQQAAQMAREKTYGDITDRHKLREQLHCKNFTWYLQTIYPEMFVPDLTPTFYGAIKNEGTKSCLDVGENNHGGKPLIMYPCHGMGGNQYFEYTSQRELRHNIGKELCLRAGSGSAELGDCQYRGKPGRVPASEEWDLVQDRLIKNPASGTCLTARGKHPAMVPCDPADPHQLWSFT from the exons atgaggcttttccGGAGACGCTACAGCCCCTTGAAGGTGGCTTTGGCAGGCACCGTTTTTGtcatcttcctcttcatcctGCAGAAGGACGTGGGGAACAAGGACCGGAGTGAGGAGCCCTGGTTGAAGAACATCGTTCAGGGGAAGGACCAAGTCCTTGACCTGATGCTGGGGGCGGTCAACAACATCCGAGACTCGATGCCGAAGCTGCAGATCAGGGCTCCGGTCCGGCAGGAGGAACCACCCCCCGGTGCTCGCTCCTGCCTGCCCGGCGTCTACACAGCAGCCGAGCTCCGGCCCCTGATGGAGAGACCCCCCCAAGACCCCGCCAGCCCAGGAGCCGACGGCAAAGCCTTCAAGAAGGATCGATGGACACCGGAGGAGACGAAGGAGAAGGAGCGAGGTTATGAGAAGCATTGCTTCAACGCCTTCGCCAGCGACCGCATCTCCCTGCAGCGTGCACTGGGGCCCGACAGCCGCCCGCCGGA GTGCATCGACCAGAAATTCAAGCGGTGCCCCCCCCTGCCCACCACCAGCGTCGTCATCGTCTTCCATAACGAAGCGTGGTCGACGCTGCTGCGGACGGTGTACAGCGTCCTGCACGCCTCGCCCGCCCTCCTGCTCAAGGAGATCATCCTGGTGGACGACGCCAGCACGGACG acTACCTGAAGGAGAAGCTGGATCGCTACGTGGAGCAGCTCCAGATCGTGCGAGTCGTGCGGCAGGAGGAGCGCAAAGGGCTGATCACGGCGCGGCTGCTGGGGGCCAGCGTGGCCAGCGGGGAGGTCCTGACCTTCCTGGACGCTCACT GCGAGTGTTTCCACGGCTGGCTGGAGCCCCTCTTGTCCCGCATCGCCGAAGAGCCCACGGCCGTGGTCAGCCCCGACATCGCCACCATCGATCTCAACACCTTTGAGTTCTCCAAGCCCGTCCAGAACGGCAAACAGCACAGCCGGGGCAACTTCGACTGGAGCCTGACCTTCGGCTGGGAGGTTGTTCCGCCCCGGGAGAGGCAGCGAAGGAAGGATGAGACCTTCCCCATCAA GTCCCCAACCTTTGCCGGTGGCCTCTTCGCCATCTCCAGGTCCTACTTTGAGCACATTGGCTCCTACGATGATCAGATGGAGATCTGGGGGGGCGAGAACGTGGAGATGTCCTTCAGG GTCTGGCAATGTGGGGGTCAAGTCGAGATCATCCCTTGCTCCGTCGTGGGTCACGTCTTCCGCTCCAAGAGCCCCCACACCTTCCCCAAGGGCACCCAGGTCATCTCCAGGAACCTGGTTCGCCTGGCCGAGGTCTGGATGGACGACTACAAGGAGATCTTCTACAGGAGGAACCAGCAAGCAGCGCAGATGGCCAGAGAG AAGACGTATGGTGACATTACAGACCGGCACAAGCTGAGGGAGCAGCTCCACTGCAAGAACTTCACCTGGTACCTCCAGACCATCTACCCGGAGATGTTTGTCCCTGACCTGACTCCAACTTTTTATGGAGCA aTAAAAAACGAGGGCACCAAGAGCTGCTTGGACGTCGGTGAGAACAACCATGGTGGGAAACCTCTCATCATGTACCCCTGCCATGGGATGGGGGGCAACCAG TATTTTGAGTACACGAGCCAGCGGGAGCTGCGGCACAACATCGGGAAGGAGCTCTGCCTGCGGGCGGGCTCGGGCTCGGCCGAGCTGGGTGACTGCCAGTACCGAGGGAAGCCCGGCCGGGTGCCAGCCAGCGAGGAGTGGGACCTGGTGCAG GACCGGCTGATTAAAAACCCGGCGTCCGGTACGTGCCTGACAGCCCGAGGGAAGCACCCGGCGATGGTTCCCTGCGACCCGGCGGACCCCCACCAGCTCTGGTCCTTCACCTAG